The Nonomuraea gerenzanensis genome contains a region encoding:
- a CDS encoding GntR family transcriptional regulator, which yields MEALAPYRRIAEKIKQRITRGDLRPGDQIPSVREIMRTEGVSTATATRVAAVLRAEGFAETVPGIGTVVAQPRNLTTGPDRLQMLRATGDGLRPGERTEIIGASLVPAPRHVADALDLDEGADVVRRQRAYYDDLGVVALSTSWLPGQLASAAPELLEAAPLPKMTFGLVEERTGRRAVKRRDVVAIKPVPEDAAALLDLAAGTPALTMTNYYWDQHGNATEYAEDYLGHDRPLFAEYDLD from the coding sequence ATGGAAGCGCTCGCCCCGTACCGGAGGATCGCCGAGAAGATCAAGCAGCGCATCACGCGAGGCGATCTCCGACCTGGTGATCAGATTCCGTCCGTGCGCGAGATCATGCGAACTGAGGGCGTCTCTACCGCCACAGCAACCCGCGTGGCAGCAGTGCTCAGGGCAGAAGGTTTTGCCGAAACCGTGCCAGGCATCGGAACCGTAGTAGCTCAGCCTCGGAACCTGACTACTGGCCCCGACCGACTTCAGATGCTTCGTGCAACTGGAGACGGCCTACGACCTGGCGAGAGGACCGAGATCATCGGTGCCTCTCTCGTGCCTGCACCCAGGCACGTGGCTGATGCCCTCGACCTTGACGAAGGCGCCGACGTCGTGAGGCGTCAACGTGCGTACTACGACGATCTTGGCGTGGTCGCTCTCTCCACCTCCTGGCTTCCCGGCCAGCTCGCAAGTGCAGCCCCAGAGCTGTTGGAAGCTGCTCCTCTCCCAAAGATGACCTTTGGGCTAGTCGAGGAGCGCACTGGTCGGCGAGCCGTCAAGCGGCGCGACGTCGTAGCGATCAAGCCCGTTCCTGAGGATGCTGCGGCTCTGCTCGACCTGGCGGCCGGCACACCTGCGCTGACCATGACGAACTACTACTGGGACCAGCACGGCAACGCCACTGAGTACGCCGAGGACTACCTCGGTCACGACCGGCCACTCTTCGCCGAGTACGACCTTGACTGA